AAATGCCGAGGGTGGAAAGGACATACCACGCGGACATTTCGCCGTTGTCCTCGTCGCCGGGGAAACGCTCGGGCGTGTAGAGTTCGTCCACGACACGGCGCACCCAGTGCTGCGTGCGGTCGGGGCGGCCGGCGGCGGTATAGAGCCAGAGCACGTGGTGCACCGGCTGATTGGAATGCGCGTATTGGCCGAAATTGGCGGCGGCCATCTCGGTCATCTCGTGGATTTCGAAGCCGTAATGGCCGGTTTCGAAATGCGGCGGCTGCCCGAGCATGCGGTCGAGCCGGGCCGTGAATTTCTTGTCGCCGCCCATGAGCTTGATCAGGCCGGCGGCGTCGTGAGGCACGGCCCAGGTGTGCTGCCACGGGCCGCCCTCGATGTAGTCGCTCGACCAGGAAAACTCGGAGAACGGCGTCCGCCATTTGCCGTTGGCAAGGCGCCCGCGCAGGAAGCCGGTTTTCGCGTCGTAGAGACGGCGATAGCTGGTGGCGCGCGCCAGAAGACGCCCGGCCTCGGCGTCGCGGCCGAGCGCGCGGGCGAACTGCGCGATGGCGAAATCGCAGTGCGCGTAGTCGCAGGTGCGGGCGACGGAGTGCGAGGCGTGGTCGGACGGAACGTATCCCAGTTTCTGATACATGGTGACGCCGGTGCGGCCGTAGGCCGGTGTGGGCGGCTCGGTGGTGGCGTCCTTGAGCATGGCCGCGAGCGCGGTCTCGGGATCGAAGTTGCGGATGCCCTTCAGCCACGCGTCGGCGATGACGGCGGAGCCGTGCGAGCCGATCATGCACTCGCGGTAGCCGGGGCTGGCCCAGCTCGGGAGCCAGCGGCCCTCGCGGTAAACGTTGAGCCAGCCCTCGATCATGTCGCCGAGCAGGTCGGGCGCGATGAGCGAGAGCAGGGGAAGGAGCGTGCGGTAAACGTCCCAGAAGCCGCAGTCGGTGTAGAAGGGGCCGTCGTAGGTGCGGCCGTCGAACGGGCTGAAGTGTATCCGTTTTCCGGATGCGTCGTATTCGTGCCACTGGCGCGGGAAAAGCATCGTGCGGTAGAGGCAGCCGTAGAAGGTGCGGCGCCGGTCCTCGCCCGCGCCCTCGATCCGGATGACGCCGAGGCGCTTCTGCCACGCGGCGGCGGCGGCGGCGAGCGTGGTGTCGAAGCGGTCGCGCCCGAGTTCGCGGCGGAGGTTGAGAAGCGCCTGGTCGGAGTTGATGAACGAGGTGGCGACCTTGACCGTGACCGCGCCGCCAGCGGGGCGCTTGAGGCGCAGCCACATGCCGGTGGCCATCGCGCCGGCGCCGGGCGCGGTGGTGGAGGCCTCGAAGCGCTCGGCGGCAACGATGGGCGCGCCGATCTCGGCGACGAAGTGGCAGCGGAAATTTCCCGGCACACCGCCCTGGTGCGCGGTGGAGACGCCGATGACGAGGCGGCGCTCGCGGTCAACGCGCATCACCTCGCCCTGCGCGGGCTTGAAGGCGATCCAGGTGTTTGCGCCGCGCGTGTAGGTGAAACGGAAACTCGCGCCGCGCTCGGTGGGCGTCATCTCGGCGATGATGCCGTGGCGTTCGAGCGTGGTGCGGAAATAGTGCGGGCGCGCGATGGTGGCGGCGGGCGAGTAATAGGATTCGGCGGCGGCGAGCGAATCGAGCGGGTTTCCGTCGCTGGCGACCATGATGAGGAACTGGCCGTAGTCGGCGATCCACGGGCTGGGCTGGTGCGTGCCGCGGAAGCCCTGGATTTTCGGCGAGCGGCGGTCGAAGACCCAGCGGCCTTCGTCGGTCTGCGGCGCCCAGCCGATCATGCCGTGCGGCATGGTGGTGAGCGGGATGGTGTTGCCGGTGGAAAACGCGAAGGAGGAATCGGTGCCCTGGCGGGTGTCCACCAACTCCGGCAAGGATGCCGGAGTCGGAATTCTCGATTTTGGATTCTCGATTTTCGATTGGGGCGCTCCCGCGCCGTTGCGGGCGGCGGGTTGGCGTGGTTGGGAAGTGATTGTCTTGGCGGACATGAAAAGCGGTCGAAAAATTTGTCGTGCGGTTGATTGTTTTCGGCGCGGGAGCGCCCCAATCGAAAATCGAGAATCCAAAATCGAAAATCTCACGGCCCGATCCACAGCCAGCGGACCTCGTCGATGGTGACGCGGCCGCTCACGCCTTCGGTGGTGATGAAGACCTCGGCGGGTTTGCCGGCCTCGAAGCGGAATTCGCCGAGCGGGCGAAAGGCGAAGGGCGTGCCGCGTTCGCGCTCGTTGACGATCACTGTGTCGGCGCCGCCGGCATGCGTGATCTTCACCGGCACGGCGGTCGCGCAATCCGGCCCCTGCTCGAAGGCGAAGGCCACGCGGTAGCGGCCGGTGCGCGGAAGCGTGGCGGCGAAGGTCGCGGTTTTCGGGTTCCTGTCGATGTCCATCGCGTGGTGGTTCACGCGACCCCGGCCCTCCATCGTGCGCGAGAAGCCGCGATCCCAGCGCCCGGTGAGCTTCGCGCCCTCGACCGTCACGCTGGCGTCGGGCTCGACGTCCTCGCCGATGACGACGGTCTGCTGCTCGACGAGCGAGTGCGTGCCGTCGGCATCGACGGCCTTGAGGCTGACGGTGTAGCGTTTCGGCGTGGTGAAGGTGAACACGGGCGCGGGGTCGGTGCTCTGCACTTCGCCGGAGCCGTCGAAGTTCCAGTAATAGCTGAGCGGGGACCGGACGTGGACGCCGCGTGCGGCGAACTGCACGGGCTCGCCGGCGACCGCCCGGCCGCCGGCGGGGCCGACGATGGCGACGACGGGGCGGAACGGGGCCTTGAGCGGGATGCCGGCGCCGGCGAGCGCGACTTGTAGTTTTTCAATGGATACATCCTGCACGGCGATGGCTTCGCGGCGCGCGATCCGCGCGGCGAAGCCGGCGGCCTGGCCGATCATCATGAAGACCGGCTCCATGCGCAGGCTGCCGTAGGCGATGTGCGTGGCGGAGACGGCGCAGGTGACGAGGAGGTTGTCCGGCGCGATGGGCGTGATGCTGCGGTAGGGAATCTCGTAGGCATCGACGCCGGAGATGAGGAAGCCCTCCTTTGTCAGGCCGCCCGGCGTCTGCACGAAGGAGACGTCATGCGAGTCGATGTTGTAGCTGCCCATGCAGATGGTGTCGGGTTTCCAGCGGTCGCGCTCGAGGTCGTTTTGCGTGAGCAGGTGGCGGCCGAGCATGCGGCGGGCCTCGCGCACGTAGATTTGCGGGGTGATGTTTCCGCTCTCGACAAACTCGTCTTTTGGCAGGCCCCACTTGCGCGCGCTTTGTTTGAACTCGTCGGGGAGCGCGGGGTCGTTTTGCAGCATCCACCACATGCTCGCCCAGTAGTCGCGGACGCGCCCGACGATGAAGGCGCGCATCTCGTAGTCGGCCTCGGCGTAGGCATAGTTGGCGCCGGGATAATCGGCCTTGTTGGGGTCGCTCTTGCCGTTGACCGGGCCCCAGAGCGGCGCGTCGTGGAAGAGTTCCTCGAAGGTGCGGATGTTGTGCTTGTTGACGTAGTCGATGAAGTGGCGGTGCGGTTCCGGCGTGTAGGTGCGGGGCTTGGGAACGGGCACGCGGATGTCGTCGCGGTTGGTGAGGGTGGAGCGGATGTTGTAGGACTGCACGCGGTGGTCGCCGGCGCCGCGATACTGCGCGGGCGCGTGGGTGCGGCCGGCGAGGGATTCGTTGTATTCGACGCGGGCCTCGCGGCCCACGCGGTAGGGGACATGGGCCGAGGCCATGAGGTCGCCCTCGTAGGTGGCGTCGATGAACACGCGGGCGCGCACGGTCGTCTCCGCGCCGGTCTCGTAGTGTTTTGTAGTTATGGAACGGATACGGTTATTTTCCGTGACGGTGGCAAGGGGCGCGAGGCGCTCCTTGCGCAGCACGGTGACGCCGGCCTCGCGGAGCATGTCGGAGAAAATGCGGTCGGCGACGGAGGGCTCGAAGAAGAGGCCGTTTTTGCATTCCTTCACCTGGGCAGAGTCGGGACCGTAGGTTTCGGCGTAGTATTTCTTGACGCGGGCGAAAAACTCGAAGGAAAGGCCGCCGACGGTTTCGCGGCGCCCGATGTCGGTCTTGGTGAGGCCGCCGGACATCATGCCGCCGACGAGGTAGCTGGGTTCGAGCAGGATGACTTTCTCGCCGGAGCGGGCGGCGGAGACGGCAGCCATGATGCCGGCGGGTGTCGCGCCGAAGACGGCGATGTCGCAGCGTTTTTCCGCCGGCGCGGGCTGTGCCGCGGCGCTGGCGGAGCCGGGAGCAACGATGGTCATGGCGGGAAGGGCGAAGAGGGAGAGGAGGCGGAGTTTTTTCATGTGAAAGTTTTAGGAGTTTTTTTAACCGCGAAGGATGCGAAGGGAGGCGTTTTTTTGACACAGAGGTCACGGAGCTCGGACACAGAGGCCACGGAGGCCGGGTTGGTATTTATGGCTTTGCAGGCTTGGCGGATGGTTTTTGTTTTTATTTTGAAAGGAGTTTCGGGTGCGGGGAAAAAGCGAAGTCTTGCGGGCCTCCGTGCCCTCTGTGTCGGAGCTTTGTGTTCTCTGTGTCTATTGATTATTTCCCAAGTTGGCTTGGACGCGGCGGAAAAACTCGTCGGGCGCGACGACCTCGACGCCCGGGTCGAGGCGGGCGGCGAGCGCGGCGACGTCGGCGACGGTGTGGGTCCAGACGTGGACGACCACGAGTGAGTATCCTTTTTCCGAATACGGATCGCGCGGGGCCCGGTTGAGGCGGGCGGCGACGGCGTCGGGAGAGTTGCGCGAGGGTTTTGCGGGCGTGGATGCGTGATGGCCCGAGCCCCATAGCTGCATGGCGGCGGAGACCACGGGCTTGCCGCGCGCCCAGACGATGCGGCCGCGGTATTTGTCGTAGGGCGCGTAGTCGAAGTAGATGAGGCCGTCGATGTTGGGCTGCGAGAGATAGGCGTCCCAGAGGTCGGTGCGCTCGAAGGCGTCGTTGTCGATGATCTGCACGAGGCGCAGGTCGGAGAGGCCCATGAGGCGGTTCAACTCCGCGCAGTGGGCGGCGAGCGCGCCGGGAGGCATGAGGCTGGGATAAAAGTATCCGTTGCCGGAGGGACCGACGATGAAGTGGTCGCGGGGCAATGCGGAATGAAGGGACATGGTCGCCGGGTGCGCGCTGGAGTCTCTTGTTACTTGATACTTGTCACTTTCCACTTCCGCGACCGCGGTCGCGGCCTGGTCGTAATACCACTGCATCACGCCGGGCGCGAACTCGGCCAGCGCGGGGGCCATGCCCCAGCCGAGCGGCACCTGGCCGCGGGCGGGACTGGCGAACCAGCGGTCGTTCACCGGGCAGTCGAAGAGCAGCCAGCTCATGTTGTCGCCGTCGGAGAGGACGAAGGTGACGGTGTGTTTCTTGGCGGGCTTTTGGGTGGATTTCGCCGTGCGCGTGGCGGAGCCTTTTTGTTTCAGGCCTCCGTCCGGCACCGGCAGGCTGCTGAGCACGGAGAGGTTTCGCGCGTGGTCGGAGGGGATGAGCGGAAGGCCGAGGCGCGACACACGGCCGATGAAAGTCTGCTCGTCCTCTTTTTCGCCGTCGCCCCAGCCGAGGATGAACGGCAGCGCACCGGCGCGGGTGGGCTGGCGCGCGCGCGCGGCAAGGCGTGTCTCGGATTCGTCGGCGGGATTGCCCTTGCCGCTGGCGGGGGCGGGAACGACTTGCGCGTTGGCGAGCACGGCGTAGTCGCGGGCCTGCCAGACTTGGCCGGGGGGCTGGGAGACGATGATATCGGGGGTGGTTGCGGCGTGTAGGGCGCGACCTTGCGTCGCGCCGGGATTGGAAGGGCACGCGGACAGCCTGGGACATTCGCGGCCTGACGCGAGGTCAGGCCCTACGTTGGCGGTGCCGGCGTTCGCCTCCGCGAGCGCGCGGTCGAGCCAGGCGTAGTCCTTTTCGCGGGTGTCGTGGAGTTGTTGCCAACCGAGCGAATCGGCCAGCGACTGGAGCGGTTCGTCGATGATGATTCCGCGCAACGGCCCGGCGAGCGTGCCCGCGAGGGCGAGCGAGCGCTGGTCGGCGGCGCGGCAGAGCAGATAACCGGCGGGCGCTTTGGCAAAATGGGCCAGCAGCGCGCGGCAGGACGCCGCGTCCTCGACCTGCGTGCCATGGGTGGTTTTCAGGATTTCGAGCCAGTGTTTGTAACCGGCCGAGCCGTCATCGAGGTAGAGGTTTTCCGCGCTGTCCTTGGCGAGGATGCCTTGGAGGGAGGTGAGCGCGATAAGCTCGGGTTTGGAGAGACGCGTGTGCGCGATGCGAAACAATTTCGCGGGCGGCGTGCCTTTCGGGGGTGTGGCCGCGGAGACAAAAGCGAATGTGTTCATGAAAAAAATGACCACAAAAACGAGACTGGCGGCGATG
This genomic stretch from Termitidicoccus mucosus harbors:
- a CDS encoding GH92 family glycosyl hydrolase is translated as MSAKTITSQPRQPAARNGAGAPQSKIENPKSRIPTPASLPELVDTRQGTDSSFAFSTGNTIPLTTMPHGMIGWAPQTDEGRWVFDRRSPKIQGFRGTHQPSPWIADYGQFLIMVASDGNPLDSLAAAESYYSPAATIARPHYFRTTLERHGIIAEMTPTERGASFRFTYTRGANTWIAFKPAQGEVMRVDRERRLVIGVSTAHQGGVPGNFRCHFVAEIGAPIVAAERFEASTTAPGAGAMATGMWLRLKRPAGGAVTVKVATSFINSDQALLNLRRELGRDRFDTTLAAAAAAWQKRLGVIRIEGAGEDRRRTFYGCLYRTMLFPRQWHEYDASGKRIHFSPFDGRTYDGPFYTDCGFWDVYRTLLPLLSLIAPDLLGDMIEGWLNVYREGRWLPSWASPGYRECMIGSHGSAVIADAWLKGIRNFDPETALAAMLKDATTEPPTPAYGRTGVTMYQKLGYVPSDHASHSVARTCDYAHCDFAIAQFARALGRDAEAGRLLARATSYRRLYDAKTGFLRGRLANGKWRTPFSEFSWSSDYIEGGPWQHTWAVPHDAAGLIKLMGGDKKFTARLDRMLGQPPHFETGHYGFEIHEMTEMAAANFGQYAHSNQPVHHVLWLYTAAGRPDRTQHWVRRVVDELYTPERFPGDEDNGEMSAWYVLSTLGIFPLTVGHPAYVLGAPRFPRVTIDLPAGPLVITAENASPDAPYVADVTFNGRPHRSLEIPHAVLAAGGELAFAMTPDAKQAAARGKLKRPFSLSTHM
- a CDS encoding FAD-dependent oxidoreductase — protein: MKKLRLLSLFALPAMTIVAPGSASAAAQPAPAEKRCDIAVFGATPAGIMAAVSAARSGEKVILLEPSYLVGGMMSGGLTKTDIGRRETVGGLSFEFFARVKKYYAETYGPDSAQVKECKNGLFFEPSVADRIFSDMLREAGVTVLRKERLAPLATVTENNRIRSITTKHYETGAETTVRARVFIDATYEGDLMASAHVPYRVGREARVEYNESLAGRTHAPAQYRGAGDHRVQSYNIRSTLTNRDDIRVPVPKPRTYTPEPHRHFIDYVNKHNIRTFEELFHDAPLWGPVNGKSDPNKADYPGANYAYAEADYEMRAFIVGRVRDYWASMWWMLQNDPALPDEFKQSARKWGLPKDEFVESGNITPQIYVREARRMLGRHLLTQNDLERDRWKPDTICMGSYNIDSHDVSFVQTPGGLTKEGFLISGVDAYEIPYRSITPIAPDNLLVTCAVSATHIAYGSLRMEPVFMMIGQAAGFAARIARREAIAVQDVSIEKLQVALAGAGIPLKAPFRPVVAIVGPAGGRAVAGEPVQFAARGVHVRSPLSYYWNFDGSGEVQSTDPAPVFTFTTPKRYTVSLKAVDADGTHSLVEQQTVVIGEDVEPDASVTVEGAKLTGRWDRGFSRTMEGRGRVNHHAMDIDRNPKTATFAATLPRTGRYRVAFAFEQGPDCATAVPVKITHAGGADTVIVNERERGTPFAFRPLGEFRFEAGKPAEVFITTEGVSGRVTIDEVRWLWIGP
- a CDS encoding GxGYxYP domain-containing protein, with translation MNTFAFVSAATPPKGTPPAKLFRIAHTRLSKPELIALTSLQGILAKDSAENLYLDDGSAGYKHWLEILKTTHGTQVEDAASCRALLAHFAKAPAGYLLCRAADQRSLALAGTLAGPLRGIIIDEPLQSLADSLGWQQLHDTREKDYAWLDRALAEANAGTANVGPDLASGRECPRLSACPSNPGATQGRALHAATTPDIIVSQPPGQVWQARDYAVLANAQVVPAPASGKGNPADESETRLAARARQPTRAGALPFILGWGDGEKEDEQTFIGRVSRLGLPLIPSDHARNLSVLSSLPVPDGGLKQKGSATRTAKSTQKPAKKHTVTFVLSDGDNMSWLLFDCPVNDRWFASPARGQVPLGWGMAPALAEFAPGVMQWYYDQAATAVAEVESDKYQVTRDSSAHPATMSLHSALPRDHFIVGPSGNGYFYPSLMPPGALAAHCAELNRLMGLSDLRLVQIIDNDAFERTDLWDAYLSQPNIDGLIYFDYAPYDKYRGRIVWARGKPVVSAAMQLWGSGHHASTPAKPSRNSPDAVAARLNRAPRDPYSEKGYSLVVVHVWTHTVADVAALAARLDPGVEVVAPDEFFRRVQANLGNNQ